The Thermodesulfobacteriota bacterium genome has a window encoding:
- a CDS encoding IPTL-CTERM sorting domain-containing protein has translation ITVVQSILQGFNAPAILLNDGDDIVRLGTGADIRGLISCKGEFSDTGGFDTLIFNMAVPSDQLEQISLELADKDPAGDSIIINGLTYEWIRCDQIVNNIVGGFTTNVPTLSQWGLIATAGLLGIIGFIVIRRRQITI, from the coding sequence ATAACAGTAGTTCAGTCAATACTACAGGGTTTCAATGCCCCAGCAATCCTACTAAATGATGGGGATGATATTGTAAGGTTGGGCACGGGAGCTGATATTCGAGGTTTGATTTCATGTAAAGGTGAATTTTCTGATACTGGAGGTTTTGACACTCTTATATTCAATATGGCGGTACCAAGTGATCAGCTTGAGCAAATATCTTTAGAACTCGCAGACAAAGACCCTGCTGGGGACAGCATCATAATAAACGGCCTAACCTATGAATGGATAAGGTGTGATCAGATTGTGAACAATATAGTAGGAGGATTTACTACAAATGTTCCTACACTTAGCCAATGGGGTCTAATCGCAACAGCGGGATTGTTGGGAATTATTGGTTTCATAGTTATTCGTAGAAGACAAATAACAATTTAA